The Liolophura sinensis isolate JHLJ2023 chromosome 8, CUHK_Ljap_v2, whole genome shotgun sequence sequence AGAAAACCGCATCACGCTGAGAAGCTGGCCACACCCTCTTTATCACATTATGGCAAATGTTGGTGTCTTCTGACAACCACTCCACAACTTCGCTGCTGTCTATGGTGCCTacgaggtaaaaaaaaacaggtcatGTTGGCATTAATTAATGTATGCGCACGTAGATAAGCTTGGGTTTTTACATGCTACGTACCAATTCTAAATCATATTTACCAattttacatcatatttacCATATTTACCAATTTTACATCATCTTGCAGAAGGGAGGGTCCGCCACTGAgttatcatgcccaagacacccgacatgacaccACATGCAGGTAGTGGGGGcctaccagtcctgtttcctttctccAACCTTTCAGTGCTAAGTGCATAGTTGCTTAGGCAGCAAcgggtaccatttttaaagtgtttggtaaCACGGACGATTTAACCATTAAGCCACAAAAGATGTCCATTATAAACAGTTGACTCATCTGCTTTCAACATGCACGTAGCAGCTATGTACATACTGGTACTGGtagttgatttattgatttgattggtacttaAATATGAATTAAGAATTCTTCACTCAAATGATGGCAATCAGATTTACAAGTGGTACCTTCATTAACGAAATGAGAGCTATACAAGAGACCTTACTGGCCGTGTGCCATTCACATAAAATGAGTAAATGTaggcttggggttttacgtcatatgaTAAGGATGAGTCTTTAGGCATGTGTACCTATACtttgtcttcctgtggcaggacAAGTCCTGCTAAAGCTTACCTTCCCACTCCATTCTGCAGCCTATGTCCCAGAAATAATGGCACACTTCATGACCAGTTATACCCTATGCAACAAGAGATAGACAGagttcagaacaaatgaaaacactgTTGGACAAATCCAAGCACTTGTGGTTCAACTGTTACACCACATTCTCTGGAAATGTCTTCCAGaatatttctgttaaagttcttattttttgaagaaaaataatgttaatCAGAGGATGAAGATAAAATGGGGGTTTATTACAAATCTCTATGCAGAACACTAATGCCGCAAAAAATCAGAGCTTCAGAATTTCAAGATACACCTGGCTTGGtagagtgatttttttttttttttttttttgattggtgttttacgccgtactcaagaatatttcacttatacgacggcggccagcattatggtgggtggaaacggggcagaacCCGCTTGGTAGAGTGAAAAACAGATCACGCCATCAGGCTTATTGTTAATGATCAAAACAAGAAGGATCGTCCTAAGAACTCGTAAGTTCTTCAAATACAGTCTTgccatataaataaaaaaagggcttaactttataaattttaatatgatGTGACTGGTTTTCAATAAACtgcagtaaaacaaaattacatttgtttgtaaGGCTACCAAAAAGCTGGCCTTTAGGAGaggcataaatatataaagtactgaAGCCGTGACTTTAATAATTAGTATGCACACCGAGCATGAACCATGGAAGATCCCCCTCACGTAATTgtgttctacatgtgtgcaaaacctgagctgaATATacgcagtactttttaagaacCCACTCCTTACATTTTGTTTAGTTGATTCTGATACACAATACACCAAgtaatgaattttgtaatttagggtaataaatatgcacacagatgATCAAAGACAGAACATCCCGCTCATACTATTATGTTCTAGAGGTACGTAAAACCTCAGTTCAATACATGCattactttttaagataccacacCCTTAACATTTACTTCAACATTCCTTTCCCCATTATTGGATGCCTACGCTGATGATCAGGGTGTGACATCAGCTAGTCTTGTACTATGCAAGCTAAAAATGGTCAGGAAATTTGCTATTTACAACCACAAACATGTGTGTACTTTGCTCATATGAGTCAGCAGCAAGCAGACGACGAGTCAAAAGATAACCTGGTAAGATATAAGGAAATGAACCAACATTGAACAATATTCAGCCAACTACGGCTGACAATAATCAGAAATTACAGGAtgtaagacaacagaacaatgggCACAGCCTATATAAATTTTGAACGtcaacaaaacctggttttggATTTATGAGGCCATGAAGCAGAGTTTGGTATCAACGcccatgttatttagacaatgttttcaccacCGTATGTGTGTTAGTGTGTGGAAAACGGCCAATGCCCGGATGTCCGCGGTCTCGAATGGATTACCTTGACTGTGTGTACAGCTTTGAGTGGATCCAGTACTATCCCGTTCTCCTCGATCTCTCTCTTGTACACCTTCAACTCCCCTTCCTCATGGATCAACGTCCAAGTGCTCTCCCCTTCCTCTGTCATCTCGTCCATGTGTTTTAAGTGACTACCCACCACTTGGTTAATCTGATGATATACAAAAGAACAACAAACATCCTTAAACTAAGGTTTGGATACCAGTACTGTACTATCCTGAGAGCATACTAAAGTTATTCTACAGTGTAACGTGATTACACAAAACCTAAATATACGTTCGTCaaattttttcttaaaaaaaaaactaccctTTGAGCAAAGTGTTGGACACATAATGGGCTTCCAGAAGCATCCCAGAAGTCTCGCAAGCTCACACAGGTTTAGACGAAACATGGTCAGGCATCTTGTGAACTAACAGAGTCTAAGGACACGATTTTACTGGGACCGTTGAGCTGCCAGATCAGATTGTGCAAAATGTATACACATTCAATCTAGCAACTACTGTAAAATCCCATCTTTCAGTCACCACAATATGgcgaaatatgaaatattgcattaagccatgatcattcattctttcagtgTTGCTAGTTCGTGAGGGTTACTCTCTAACCTGTGTGATCTTGAAAGACTCTTGGTATGCCATTTTGGCACGTACTACGCCCAGGTCACTTGAATCTATGATAGATCTATGGGatgatggtggtggtgttgtCAGGGCTGCGGCACTTCTTGTTCTATGTCGTGGGGTCATTTTTGAAATGAGCACGAGTTGCAGCTTGTGACATCGGTTATTTTCCtctacaaactacatgtacttatatctGTGTAAGTGGCAGATACACGTGTagtacatgtttgatttcactgttgttttgcgccgcactcaagagaatttcacatatacaacagtggcctgcagtatggtgggaggatacagGGCAGAACCCGGAAAAAAAcccgaccatccacaggttgctgccagaccttgtAGTTCATGTGCATTTATACACCGTATAGCTagtgtaacctacatgtacctcattgtAATATGGACTACTAGGTGAAAGGGCTATCTTCACTGGAGGCCTCTCCATTTTCTTAACTGCACGTCTCTGGAATAAGAGAACACACATTGAGTACTTAGATATAAATCATACCATAAGTATACATCACATGTGAGAAGTAGTCTGAATCTCAAACAGCGAAGCCTGAAATATACTTCAACCCATGTTAGTTACTGTACTGTATTACGCAACCACACAACaaaaaatgaaggaaataaaTGTACTAGTATATTATTTTGGGTACAGTAATCCTACCTTCtacacaaacattaaaacaGCTTTTCCAGATTCACAAAACTTTTGGAATCcagcaaaatgagtaacttagtcatgttcaaaattttgggccaaaaaaacacagaaaacacatgGTTCCAGATGGTTCCAGATGGTTTTGGAATTCGATCGGATCTCCAAAAGTGAACCTGAACACAAAATAAGACAATATTCAATTAACTGTACAGATGTTACTGCATGGAAACTGAAGCCGAACGAACAGACAGATCAACTTAAAACCCTGGCTTTTTGAGAAAGCATGagataataatgataaaaatagGAAATGTTACCCTTTCTTCTTCATTCTCCAGCTTATCTAAAGTAGCATCAACAGCATCAAAGAATTCGTCCTCATTGATGGCACAGTGTGGTCCCTCCTGCAATGTTGACGGATCACGCATTAATCAGTGTTATTAATTAAGGATTTATAAGTGAATAAAatcatatacaagtatgtatcTAAATTAACACCTTACACAATCAGGTTTCATTGACTTGATGGCACATGGATATTGCAGTCAAAGGGAGATCACTGTGAATGTCAATAAGGAAGTAACCAGAATTATATTTCATGACCAAAAGAGTTATACAGCTACAAGCTTTGCCTTGCCAGCAAGCCTTCTGCCCACAGCATGCaggtatgtatatgtttacatgtatgctttgtaTTTGTTCGAGGCTTCATGCTGACATTCTCGAGCACTGTTTCCCAGTCTCGCTATACTGTTTTATCCAGTACTTGCTCCCTATACTGACACATTCTTAACAAGACCTGAAAACCCATCTACTCATTTCAATTCACAAATGCCTGACAAAAGAAGCTTCCACTTTCCAAAATAAAGAAGTAACAATTCTACTGGCAGACAGCCAAGTCTGCGAAAAGATGCTCCTTTGAGTTCTGTCCATGACATGCTACTTGCGAAAGTGGCAGTGTGAGATACAAATTCTTAATTAGGCCACTTTTCTGAGTCCTAATTAATTGCTCTAAAACACAGAAACTGTTTCAATACCTCTAAAATTAAGCTAAATATGGAACTATGGAATAACAAGGAAACTGATTCAGTATttattaacttacatgtattcatttgattggtgtttttcgccattctcaagaatatttgacttacacaaGGGCGGCCAGTGTTTGGTGGGAGAATCGTACTTCCagtaagaagtacatgtaacgttaaataaaacattttccaCATGAAATTAagagaaaataaacatttctaaaatttttacctttagcagcatttgtacatttgttatgGTTACTATAAATTGcctgtatcatgtgacagtGAATCTCATGGTTAGAGTTTGCCTTTTCCCCACTACCATACCTCGTAATCTGGTCCTCCAACTACAATAGGTTTGGCCTTGTCAGCCACAGTCAGCTTGTACACCTCCTGAATCTTCTTCCTCTTCTCCACCTCCTATAAAACACACCAACACAACGTGTTACACAACATCACAACACAACATGTTATTCaacatcacacacacaacagCTTACTCaacatcacacacacaacagCTTACTCaacatcacacacacaacacgCTACTCAACAtcacaaacacaacacattatTCAACATCAACACGACAGTGTTATACAACACTACCAGCACGTGTTACAAAAGATCATCAACAACACAAATAATGCTAAGTCTACTTTTGATAGTTTTCATAGTCTCATTGAAAATTTTACCTTCGAACTTAAAATGTTAACAGAGTGAAGGTGTGAGTACAGATGCACTTGGGTATAAAGTCTTGACAAAGTAAACTAGATGTTGAAAAACATGAGAGATTGAAGAGTACTTTACCTGAAACCATTGTTTACACTGTTCCTTAATAGATGgcactgttcatacatgtatacgaataCCTTGTTTAACTGACTGATTACCATAAAATGACCTCAAAATTTGTCTATGACAAAGTTGCTCATTTtaccagattctgggagttctattgaCTTTAGAAACGTGATTTGGTAGGACggtaggatgatatcttactgggaaaatgtaaattttagcaccaaaagtaatatctcatgacattaaTTTGCCTCAAAAAATGCTATTTATGCGATCGATCCTTTAGGGTATCCTATTCCTTCTAAAGTTTAGGACGcgtggtctgctcattttagccagtatatatgtaaagcaggaatattgagtttcttttttctcacatggttaggccatctaatgaccaacatactcatatctttacttttccaacagggtggtaaagaaatgtaatattctactatcaacactactaatatctgtcccaaatttgaCAAGAATTTGGGTAACTGATAAGTTGTTTAATGCTCTACTCCAGAATTTCTGATTTATACTCTGGCAGTTGTTTCAAGTGAAAAACGACCCACGACCACTttcaagttgctgtcagaccttccaatATACAGCTGGACAGGAAGCCAGTAAGAGCTGCAAATTCCCCGATATTCCTGTATATGGCAACAACTAATTTAATTACCTCTTTATAATAgagtctttcagcaacctgtggatggtcatgggtttcccacagttttcctcccaccgtaatgatGTTCGcagtcatatgagtgaaatattcttgagcacggcgtaaaacacaaatcaaataaatgaataaataactgtgTAAATTTTAACTTGCCTCAATACTGAAATGTCACAAGCAATAAATGAAGGAATTAAAACCAAAACGATGTTAGAAGCTACCTCAAAACATCACCAGAATGTAATGTCTTCTCATGAGCACATCTACGTACTTTGGCCCCTTTGGAATTTTAAAGCTCTATAGTTTTTCCTGATCCTTCCTAATTTGGACCTCTAATGAAATTGGCTTACCCTTTCAAGTCGTTTCCGCCAAGCATCTTCCCTCTGTGCCATCAATTCTATGCAATGAGTCAAGGTAGAGAGAATTCCAGCAGTAGTAGCTTTAAATGTGAATGCCTCCCCTTTGAAGTCAATGGAATGGCGGCCATGTTGTTGGAGAAGCGAGGctgtacaaaaatatgatgtCACACTGCTAAAGTAGGCCACGGGGGTTCATCAGGGTTGTCAGTTATCACTGTTGACAACAGTCATGCTTCATGCAAATTTACTACATACCGATGGTCTTCTGcatgataaatttgttacaatgCAACTTGGTGActatataatgaaatatatttggGATGAGTAAGCTGGCACAACATAAAGTGTGTGAGTGAGCGTTTGgagtttaacaatttttcagtcacatgacgacgaaggaattgcTTAGGTGTACGTAAtgagcctccttgttgcaggacggatttcgactgctcttttatctagagtagcttcactgagacgccttaccgaaggcaagtaatctgtcccgcccgagccattatactgatatgggtcaaccagtaattgcactatccccttcatgctgaatgccaagtgagggagttacaacttcctcttttaaagtcttaggttgactcgacccaggattgatcctggatctaccgctcctgaagcagacactctaccaactgtgctatctgggccagTCACAATATAAAGCTCACAGACACCTATCTTTCTATATGGAGTCACGGAGTGATCACACAACTAACATTATGTCATATTAACTTTAGCACAATCATAATCAGGAAATAAAATCAGTTTCAAACTGAACTGTGAATCACGCTTCCAGTGTAGAATATGTTTACTACACTAAAGATTCTGGTAGATAAACTATTCTATACACTATTACTGTCCTGCGCCTTACCCAAGTCGTTGCCCTTGAGACCGGTCCCTTGTGCCTGGGCGGTGGGGGTGGTAGAGTTTGGCTGGTCATAGTCATATGGTTCATCCATATCATCCTGGTCTGCCACTGAAGAGTTCAAACAAAGGGAAACAACCATGAAGCATGTGGATAACTGgacaaatgtaatgaaattacaAGGAAAATTCCAATATATTTGATTATATATGCAAGTGTGCTGGTTCTAACAAGAGGGGCCTCCTAGTTAGCATGATAGCAGGGCACAATGTCTCATCAATGCAATCAATGTGAGTTCCAGCTcatggtttcatcccaccataatgctgaccactatcttataaatgaaatattcttgagtacgatatAAAAAaaccaatggaataaatcaacaaaacaatgaatagcagcaaataaatacaacaataaatgacaataaatttaacatttccattcATCACCTTACAATGACATGCTGGTTTCTGAAtatgaactgaactgaactcaTCACTGTAGAAACTCTGGACACAGCAGATGGAGAAAAGATGAAGGGTTTATATTAGGGGCATTTTAGTATTACTTAATGACAAACCAGGATTTGAACAATAGACCATGAAGAAATCTTCAAACTACTAGAATAATAATCTTTCCTGTCAGCTGACCAGAGAGGTGCCTCAGCCATGTCGGCAGAAATTATTGTCACTATTACCTGTAGTTCAACTTTCTCCCACTATTACTTGTAGTCCCTCATTCTACCATTATTACTTGTAATCCCTCATTCCACCACTATTATTTGCATTCCCTTCTTCTGTCACTATTACCTGTAGTCTCTTATTCTATCGCTATTACTTGTAGTCACATTATTCTATCACTATTTCTTGCAGTCCCTTTATTCTGCCACTATTACTCGTAGTCCCTTTTCTGCCACTATTACTTGTAGTCCCGTATTCTGCCACTATTACTTGTAGTCCTTTATTCTGCCACTATAACTGTAACTTGTAGTCCCTTATTCTGCCACTATTACTTGTAGTCCTTTATTCTGCGACTATAACTGTAACTTCTAGTCCCTTATTCTGCCACTATTACTTGTAGTCCCTTATTCTGCTACTATTACTTGTAGTCCCTTATTCTGCCACTATTACTCGAAGTCCCTTATTCTACCACTATATTTTGTAGTCCCTTATTCTACCACTACAACTTGTAGTCAGATATTCCAACATTATTACTTCCTGTACCCTCACACAATCTGGTCATCATTACTTGGTAATTCCACTTCTagtatttacatgcacatgtatcataatAACTACACGGGCAATGGGTATGACATTTTTTTCGTCATATTCCACTGAAATACAATTAGAAGGAAATATGGTTGCCAAACTGCTGGATTACTGGAGTAGAATAACTGCCATCCTCACAGTGATCATCTAAATAGCAGGTTTCCTTATTCTGTAAGACAGCCTGGAAGTTGGAAAGCACATGACTGCTCTTGTTTGTGCGAAAGCAAAATGGCAACCTCATGTTGAAACAAAGGGCAAAACGCCTATGTCTGCCACTTCAACACTGACCAATAAACCCTGGTTgtataaaaagaagaaaatcacCTACTGTCTCCAAagatgaaaattatacaaatccaacgaaaGGACTATCATTAAGAGCGATTCAAATATAGACATTTTCCTATAGTCCAACACCAGGGGAACAATTTTTTTCGCAGACACCATCTGTTAGTAAAGAGATCACAAGTTTAGCTTTCAGGCCATGTAACAAAATACTCTGGTGAGTACATCTACTTCACAAATACAAAACTACTTACAATCATGGACTGTGCCGTGGACCACAGCTGAGGCACAACTGTCAAAGTAACTCTGTAAGGTGTCAACCTGGCGACAGAGGATGTCCCGAAACGTCTCCATCTCTGCCAGCTTCTCTCGCAGTCCACGACCTCgctacaacagcaacaacaaagtTAACAAAGGTGTTATTGCTAGCATCCCTGGCTTCGCAGTAACAAACGCACTTTTCATCACAACCTTGGTCAATTCCctccatgtactgtacatgggaGAGTGcaagtacatttacattaatatttctggagtaccctaattcttctaactTTTAATACAGATATTAGTAGATTAgctgaaagtaaaaaaaaattacatttctctcctaGCTTTTTgggaaaagtaaagacatgattatgttgttcattacatggactaaccatgtggaAAACAAAGACGCTacatattcctgctacaattacatgtatgtacattcgCCCAAAAGAGCAAATCACAAGGCTAAAATATTGGAAGAAATGTAAGACTTGGTACgataatattaaaaacatttgcCTTACTAAAAGAAAACCAACAaacataaggtacatgtatgggacTGTGTGAGGAAATAAAGAATGCTGGCCCAACAATTTTCTGTGTAATCAGCATACCCTAACTGACCTAAACtgtcacccacaaaagtgcatttttagacgcaaataaatatcacaaaatatgcttttttggtgctaaaacttaaagttttccagtagaatatcatcccatgttccaagcaaacctcaaaatacctttctacaATAAACAGAACTCTCAGAGTCAGGAGAAATGGGCAAgttggatgaaatttatggtcatgtAGGGTGCATCATATTACTGCTGAACTCCTGGAGTTTTGCTTTAAACATTAAATTCTCACAccattaccattttttttttttaaataaaatttaatgaatatGTTTTCCATGAAAGTCTGCCTGTTCGAAAACACATCAAGAAAGGTGAAGAACAGTTTATACAGCCCATTCAGGGAGTAGAatcttttccatcaaaatcaTCTAAAATTTCTTCTAGTAGCTGACCCTCATTAGTAAAACAATTAGTCTTGGCCATTTGGGTCATAGATTAGATAATTTAAAAACCCATATTTCAGTGAAATCAGCTGAAAATTCTCATCCCTGTATACTAAGCAATCTATGTGCACATAATTTTTAATGAGAACAAATGAAATTCACCAACTAAACTTGAGCTAAACTAAATAACAATAGCGTTCTgtcagttatgtacatgtacaataacgATGGCTCAATGCAATGATAAACCAAAAAagatgtacattgtgcatgctGGTGGTGGAGTGGGATAGCAATTGAACGCAACTGATGCTACAGGTAGATCATATGATGTAATAAGAGCCGGAGTCTGTACCTTGAAGGAGGAAGCAGAAGCTGTAGAGAGGCTAGTGGCTGAGGTGAGGGACATCATGGAGCCATGGCGACGCAGGTTGTTCTCACTGCCATAACCAGAGTCAGCTTgctgagagagaaaaaaaaaaaacataaaaaagacacGTTTATCTTTATACCTATAgatacaagaatattttacatttgtggtTTAGTTTATTCATCAACACCCAATGATTTAAACATGATTAAAAAGGgtcacaataaactgcatgtatatataaaagttGATTTTATAAAAGTGGGGGAGGTGGGGTGATTTAAACAGATGAAAATGTTGCAACTTAATAAGCAAAAAAGTTTATAATATATAGTaagaatatatacatttccTATCAATTAGAAAACAAGGGGATGATTTTCAGAGCTATTACCAATAACACCTATAAAAACATCTTGTAAAAGTAAACAAGACAATAAAGAAGGGGGGATAACTGCATGGATGATGGTTAATACCTTATGAAGCTCCAGCATGGATATCCAGTGCTGTCGCTCCTCTTCATTTACACCTCGAAGGTACCACACACTGTCATTGACACTGACATCAAAGCGACACTCATCAAACTGGTGGGGctgacaaacagaaaacatagtTACAACTCGTCAGAATATCTTTAACAgctagttgtacatgtaaaatggacAATCTGACAACATCAATGTCAAATAATCCTAAAGAACACAATTAACAAGATTGGCTGTCATGGTTACAAAGTAATATGTGGCGATTGTGAAGCACACTTCAACAGCCCATGAAGGCTCTCTTCTGTGAATGAAAAATCTTGTCATGCAgtcaaaaaatcataaaataatattgtcataaaatgtgtaaaataaaacgaacaaggttaaaaaaaaaaaagaagtctttGGGGGGTTTttatttggcttttttttttagttagtaaatttgaaaacattaatTTCCTGTGTGAGacactttatatgtacataacgTATGTCATCATATATACATTAACTACCTTTCAGCCATGAGCACGAGTCACATGTGAGACTAAGT is a genomic window containing:
- the LOC135472109 gene encoding ceramide transfer protein-like; translation: MSEEKDGLSLSDDEDDEFDEDGHLPEIQGTLMKWTNYIHGWQDRFIVLKDGTLSYYKSENDTSFGCRGAISLSKASIVPHQFDECRFDVSVNDSVWYLRGVNEEERQHWISMLELHKQADSGYGSENNLRRHGSMMSLTSATSLSTASASSFKRGRGLREKLAEMETFRDILCRQVDTLQSYFDSCASAVVHGTVHDLADQDDMDEPYDYDQPNSTTPTAQAQGTGLKGNDLASLLQQHGRHSIDFKGEAFTFKATTAGILSTLTHCIELMAQREDAWRKRLEREVEKRKKIQEVYKLTVADKAKPIVVGGPDYEEGPHCAINEDEFFDAVDATLDKLENEEERRRAVKKMERPPVKIALSPSSPYYNEINQVVGSHLKHMDEMTEEGESTWTLIHEEGELKVYKREIEENGIVLDPLKAVHTVKGITGHEVCHYFWDIGCRMEWEGTIDSSEVVEWLSEDTNICHNVIKRVWPASQRDAVFWSHIRHVPSMDDEGPDRWIVVNYSTDHPSAPSNKYVRVKMNVAMTCQTVIHPPSDGNICRDDIQCKISYTANVNPGGWAPATVLRQVYKREYPKFVKRFTQYVKDKTAELPILF